From one Candidatus Methanoplasma termitum genomic stretch:
- the cobS gene encoding adenosylcobinamide-GDP ribazoletransferase, translating to MPNETNDRVGKEEALNRSSDRQKDGSVSTGADANNKSNAGAATPPEDESIDSNRSEQRPIRKMSAADFKVKSEPKPEPRPEPRPEVKEPVQPPAPHKETKPVQPSSGIPSSRPAGTAQEKPVQKPVEATPMKEHPKAAPAPEPAPVYREPVYEQPKYEYSEPAKEPKYERSEPVKESKRKEEEPPASEPKGTSPGGILGALKAAFSFFTILPIKASGEEINAMTKNMYVIPIVGAFIGMIASIMGIIFARVDAGAMAGIAILATSYIISKFLHLDGLADFGDGMICSGDRERSIKALKDTGIGAGGLGIVLIVILAIYAGISGVAVVFTTWIPGFFLFAMAIVIMEAFAKNTMVVAAAFGEPGNGMASEQVRNTNTQTMLFATLIAVCSAFVGYLLMAVITGGFWASFQGIWSARVMITALLMIVGGVVSSFVIGWLIAYLSNRKFGFLNGDGLGAANEISKVMFLFIALMVLGFYTLH from the coding sequence ATGCCAAACGAAACTAATGACCGAGTCGGAAAAGAGGAGGCTCTGAACAGATCCTCCGATCGACAGAAGGATGGGAGTGTTTCGACGGGTGCAGATGCGAATAACAAATCGAATGCAGGAGCAGCTACACCGCCTGAGGACGAATCGATAGATTCGAACAGGTCGGAACAAAGGCCCATTAGGAAAATGAGCGCAGCGGATTTCAAGGTCAAATCAGAACCAAAACCCGAACCGAGACCGGAACCGAGACCGGAGGTCAAGGAGCCGGTACAACCACCAGCACCACACAAAGAGACGAAACCGGTACAGCCAAGCTCGGGGATCCCCTCGTCAAGACCGGCTGGAACGGCTCAGGAGAAGCCAGTTCAGAAGCCAGTCGAAGCGACACCAATGAAGGAGCATCCAAAGGCCGCACCGGCACCGGAGCCGGCGCCTGTGTACCGCGAACCGGTTTATGAACAACCCAAATACGAGTACAGTGAGCCTGCTAAAGAGCCCAAGTACGAGCGCAGCGAACCGGTCAAAGAGTCCAAGCGCAAGGAAGAAGAACCGCCGGCGTCCGAGCCGAAAGGCACAAGTCCAGGCGGAATATTGGGTGCATTGAAAGCGGCGTTCTCCTTCTTCACGATCCTTCCTATAAAGGCAAGCGGAGAAGAGATCAATGCGATGACCAAAAACATGTATGTTATCCCGATCGTGGGAGCATTCATAGGTATGATCGCATCGATAATGGGAATAATCTTTGCCAGAGTAGATGCCGGAGCAATGGCGGGGATCGCAATTTTGGCTACTTCATACATTATCTCCAAGTTCCTCCATTTGGACGGACTCGCCGACTTCGGCGATGGGATGATATGCAGCGGCGACAGGGAAAGGAGCATCAAGGCCCTGAAAGACACGGGAATAGGCGCAGGCGGTCTCGGGATCGTACTGATAGTCATCCTGGCGATATATGCAGGGATCAGCGGGGTCGCAGTGGTCTTCACGACGTGGATCCCCGGATTCTTCCTGTTCGCAATGGCGATAGTCATAATGGAAGCGTTCGCAAAGAATACGATGGTGGTCGCAGCGGCGTTCGGAGAACCCGGGAACGGCATGGCCTCGGAACAGGTAAGGAACACAAATACCCAGACGATGCTGTTCGCAACACTCATAGCGGTCTGTTCGGCTTTCGTAGGATATCTGTTGATGGCCGTCATAACCGGTGGCTTCTGGGCCAGCTTCCAGGGAATATGGTCTGCAAGAGTGATGATCACGGCTCTGCTTATGATCGTCGGAGGCGTGGTATCTTCGTTCGTCATCGGATGGCTTATAGCTTATCTATCGAACAGGAAGTTCGGCTTCCTGAACGGGGACGGACTTGGCGCTGCCAACGAAATATCGAAGGTCATGTTCCTCTTCATCGCATTGATGGTCTTGGGATTCTACACGCTACACTGA
- a CDS encoding GTP--adenosylcobinamide-phosphate guanylyltransferase produces MQALINAGGKGTRMGACGTEKPMQTIGGKPVIKRVVDALSGSASIDEIAVSVSEHTLETEKYLKSIGVRTIRTSGENFMEDLHESFEALDGEFVLTCPSDLPFISTIELDKFISEFDPGKMESMIAIVDKKAFDKLDIKPSYTRDYYGSEWVVSGVSIMDREKTLRGVYLQESFYETDSLDFAVNVNTQEELEQARKIIDRKGCTKA; encoded by the coding sequence ATGCAAGCACTGATCAATGCGGGAGGGAAAGGCACCCGGATGGGAGCATGCGGCACAGAGAAACCCATGCAGACCATCGGGGGCAAACCTGTTATCAAAAGAGTAGTGGATGCGCTGTCCGGTTCCGCGAGCATCGATGAGATCGCGGTATCGGTAAGCGAACACACTCTTGAAACGGAGAAGTATCTGAAGAGCATCGGCGTGAGGACGATAAGGACATCCGGAGAGAACTTCATGGAGGATCTGCACGAATCCTTCGAGGCCCTCGACGGAGAATTCGTTCTCACATGCCCTTCGGACCTGCCCTTCATCTCCACTATTGAATTGGATAAATTCATTTCGGAATTCGATCCCGGGAAGATGGAATCGATGATCGCGATCGTCGACAAAAAAGCTTTTGACAAACTTGATATAAAACCTTCTTACACCAGAGACTACTACGGTTCGGAATGGGTGGTCTCCGGTGTTTCCATTATGGACAGAGAGAAGACCCTTCGCGGTGTTTATCTTCAGGAATCATTCTATGAGACGGACAGCTTGGATTTCGCCGTAAATGTTAATACCCAGGAAGAGCTGGAACAGGCGAGGAAGATAATCGATAGGAAGGGATGCACAAAAGCATAA
- the cobT gene encoding nicotinate mononucleotide-dependent phosphoribosyltransferase CobT — protein sequence MSNFKLPPSLSIHGNEKIAKDILSRIWGKKGVFTCTVANTLTSTIPGISDAGDTPELTLFTPAADAELLVLGKTVCMKGIPINPGGIPTPATLTQAALEISNMPFFIVNGGCKVKPNLPCIEMGGEYGNYVTSGKAVSNVKKVFENGVILGKMLAHGHDFVVISESCAGGTTTALAVLMAMGIIKENLVSSSSPNNPRELKTKTVMEGLKAAGIGIGDLANDPLKAIGCVGDPMMPANIGIIIGAAKHVPVIVGGGTQMAAVIAAAVKIDPSIVGNIFQGTTRWLMGDPNSNMAKIMDSISPDIPIVYVNMDYSSSPYEGLQAYEWGYIKEGVGCGGSSVAAIIQSSGKVTCDELLEKVHEIYKKIMNFD from the coding sequence ATGTCGAACTTCAAACTGCCGCCATCGCTCAGCATACACGGTAATGAAAAAATCGCTAAAGATATCCTTTCAAGGATCTGGGGAAAGAAGGGCGTCTTCACATGTACGGTCGCAAATACGCTGACCTCCACCATTCCGGGAATATCCGATGCCGGGGACACACCGGAACTGACCTTGTTCACTCCCGCCGCAGATGCGGAGCTCTTGGTCCTCGGGAAAACAGTTTGCATGAAGGGGATCCCGATCAATCCCGGAGGGATACCGACCCCGGCGACACTTACACAGGCCGCATTGGAGATATCGAATATGCCTTTCTTCATCGTGAACGGCGGGTGCAAGGTAAAACCGAACCTCCCGTGCATTGAGATGGGAGGGGAATACGGAAATTATGTCACATCCGGTAAGGCGGTATCGAATGTTAAGAAAGTATTTGAGAACGGGGTAATCCTCGGCAAGATGCTGGCTCATGGGCATGATTTTGTTGTGATAAGCGAAAGCTGCGCCGGCGGAACGACCACGGCACTCGCCGTCCTCATGGCTATGGGCATCATAAAAGAGAATCTTGTAAGCAGCAGTTCTCCGAACAATCCGCGCGAACTTAAAACAAAGACAGTAATGGAAGGACTCAAGGCCGCAGGCATCGGGATTGGGGACCTTGCGAATGATCCACTTAAAGCTATAGGGTGCGTCGGAGACCCGATGATGCCCGCAAATATCGGCATCATCATCGGTGCCGCCAAACATGTTCCGGTCATAGTGGGAGGAGGGACCCAGATGGCCGCGGTCATCGCGGCTGCGGTGAAGATCGACCCGAGCATCGTCGGAAATATCTTCCAAGGTACGACGAGATGGCTTATGGGGGATCCGAACTCCAACATGGCTAAGATAATGGATTCCATCTCGCCGGACATTCCGATCGTCTATGTGAACATGGATTACTCTTCAAGTCCTTATGAGGGGCTTCAAGCCTACGAATGGGGATATATCAAAGAAGGCGTCGGCTGCGGGGGATCGTCTGTTGCCGCAATAATACAAAGCTCGGGCAAGGTCACATGCGACGAACTTCTCGAAAAGGTACACGAGATATACAAGAAGATAATGAACTTCGATTGA
- a CDS encoding alkaline phosphatase family protein yields MNTLFVLLDGMEDDPNPLLGGKKPYEVAKMPFMYRKAKHKFMTTGRGYTQLFLNEFFTGHPPELPRAVLEAIALGLDISEKRTAYRLSPAELKDGMIHWSYHAHLFCDELMRIMNNNLCILQKYNPQIKFFLNGRAVLTMECDDIPDLPAPPVDAPFKEIPGDLGKFIMKVADDMHGITDYPWGCGKYTKQYPPFDCIKNMTAISDSPTALGVAASLGHKIHLIDAVEDRFPVAKKALRKGNVFLHIDEVDEYSHQKDAYKKIEILERTDRLMKEYFHDAERIVYFVDHGTSCVTGEHIIMDVPFWTNIETDMSDGELIPLDKVIPNLMR; encoded by the coding sequence ATGAACACACTATTCGTACTTCTTGACGGGATGGAAGACGATCCCAATCCCCTCCTCGGCGGGAAGAAACCGTATGAGGTCGCAAAAATGCCTTTCATGTATCGGAAAGCGAAGCATAAGTTCATGACCACCGGAAGAGGCTACACTCAGCTGTTCTTGAACGAATTCTTCACCGGACATCCTCCCGAGCTGCCGAGAGCGGTGCTGGAAGCCATCGCTTTGGGACTGGACATCTCGGAGAAAAGAACGGCATACCGGCTCAGCCCCGCCGAACTGAAGGACGGAATGATCCATTGGTCATATCATGCGCACCTGTTCTGTGATGAACTGATGAGAATAATGAACAATAATCTGTGCATTCTGCAGAAATACAACCCCCAGATCAAATTCTTCCTTAACGGGAGGGCCGTCCTCACAATGGAATGTGATGATATCCCCGATCTTCCCGCGCCGCCGGTCGATGCACCGTTCAAAGAGATTCCGGGAGATCTTGGGAAATTCATAATGAAAGTGGCGGATGATATGCATGGGATCACCGATTATCCCTGGGGATGCGGAAAATATACCAAACAATACCCTCCGTTCGACTGCATAAAGAACATGACGGCGATATCGGACAGCCCCACCGCACTCGGGGTCGCGGCTTCTTTGGGCCACAAGATCCATCTTATCGATGCGGTCGAGGACAGGTTCCCGGTAGCGAAAAAGGCCCTGAGAAAAGGAAATGTGTTCCTTCACATAGATGAAGTGGATGAGTACAGCCACCAAAAGGACGCATACAAAAAGATCGAGATACTGGAAAGGACGGACCGCCTGATGAAGGAATATTTCCATGATGCCGAACGCATCGTTTACTTCGTCGATCACGGAACATCGTGCGTCACGGGCGAACACATAATTATGGATGTGCCTTTCTGGACAAATATTGAGACGGATATGTCCGACGGAGAGCTGATACCTCTCGATAAGGTCATTCCGAATCTGATGAGATAA
- the hypF gene encoding carbamoyltransferase HypF produces MRIIFKGVVQGVGFRPAVYRTATDLGLSGKVWNDGSDVVVEVEDGERFLEHFLADLPPLARLEDVVRIEQPVAHTGGFKIISSRTGSSGMSIPADTAVCDDCLSDMKAGRRMGYPFTTCTKCGPRFTLLSGLPYDRSSTAMRDFPLCRDCQKEYDDPADRRFHHQTSSCPKCGPSYRLIDKEGKEIRGDPISNFSNMLSEGKIGIIKGWGGMHICCTLDHIKKMREWYGRDQKPFAIMVKDVKAVRKYGDPTDKELENLTSPHRPIVLIEKKHSAVTELISPGLDNIGIFLPYTGAQHLVFEHLAHDALIMTSANVPGEPMIIEDKEILGLGADMYLIHNQKILNRADDSVLRLFDERTFFIRRSRGHVPSYIPIPLKGSAVAVGAQENLTGSIAVDGRIHPTQHIGDGEGIGVVDYLEDAVREQMKLLGCRPQAVAMDIHPGYTNRGFAKRLSEEFDSQIVEVQHHWAHAASLMIDNNVDSTVALTLDGSGHGTDGTVWGGEVLSADLSSFERNASLEGIPLLGSEKALYDLRRLRFAVDKMNGRENSSFSDKESDILTKMMPKSVKCSSMGRLMDALSYSLGICSVRTYDGEPAMKLEPLLASGRLIPGFETEIVNGKVLTAHLFSKIDGSRKPADTAYSIVFNVMKCLTEAAIETADSKGIESVGITGGVSYNSSVCRMFSEIAKGSGHGLIFHNTIPNGDGGVSVGQAAIALKMIQ; encoded by the coding sequence ATGAGAATAATATTCAAAGGAGTGGTCCAAGGGGTCGGTTTCAGACCCGCCGTTTACAGAACAGCTACAGATCTCGGGCTCTCCGGAAAAGTGTGGAATGACGGTTCGGATGTCGTCGTGGAAGTAGAGGACGGAGAGCGGTTCCTCGAACACTTCTTAGCCGACCTTCCTCCCCTGGCACGTCTGGAAGATGTTGTCAGGATCGAACAGCCTGTTGCGCACACGGGTGGGTTCAAAATTATCAGCTCTCGGACAGGTTCATCGGGGATGTCCATTCCCGCGGATACCGCTGTATGCGATGATTGCCTCAGCGATATGAAGGCCGGGAGAAGGATGGGGTACCCATTCACAACTTGCACAAAGTGCGGACCGAGATTCACACTTCTAAGCGGGCTCCCATACGATCGGTCTTCGACTGCAATGCGGGATTTCCCTTTGTGCAGAGATTGTCAGAAAGAATATGACGATCCTGCGGACAGAAGGTTCCATCATCAGACATCAAGCTGTCCGAAGTGCGGACCGTCGTACCGACTCATAGATAAAGAAGGCAAGGAAATTCGGGGGGATCCGATATCGAATTTTTCAAATATGCTGTCTGAGGGGAAGATCGGCATCATCAAGGGATGGGGCGGCATGCACATCTGCTGTACTTTAGATCACATCAAAAAGATGAGAGAATGGTACGGTAGGGATCAAAAACCCTTTGCAATCATGGTAAAGGACGTGAAAGCCGTCCGCAAATACGGCGATCCCACCGATAAAGAACTGGAGAACCTCACATCTCCCCACCGTCCGATCGTTCTGATCGAAAAGAAGCACTCCGCCGTGACCGAACTTATATCCCCAGGACTTGACAACATCGGGATATTTCTGCCGTACACAGGTGCCCAGCATCTCGTCTTCGAACATCTGGCACATGATGCGTTGATAATGACCTCCGCCAATGTTCCGGGTGAGCCGATGATCATAGAGGACAAAGAGATACTGGGGCTCGGCGCGGATATGTATTTGATTCACAATCAAAAAATATTGAATCGTGCAGATGACAGCGTACTGAGGTTGTTCGATGAAAGAACATTCTTCATAAGAAGGTCGAGAGGTCATGTACCCTCGTACATTCCTATACCTCTGAAAGGATCCGCTGTTGCGGTTGGGGCGCAGGAGAATCTTACCGGTTCGATAGCCGTTGACGGACGGATACATCCTACGCAGCACATCGGCGACGGCGAAGGCATCGGCGTTGTAGATTACCTTGAAGATGCCGTACGGGAGCAAATGAAGCTGCTCGGATGCAGACCGCAAGCGGTTGCTATGGATATCCACCCCGGATACACCAACAGAGGCTTCGCAAAGAGGCTTTCCGAGGAGTTTGATTCTCAGATAGTCGAGGTACAGCACCACTGGGCGCATGCGGCATCGCTGATGATCGACAATAACGTGGATAGCACGGTCGCATTGACGCTGGACGGCAGCGGCCACGGTACAGACGGCACCGTATGGGGCGGCGAGGTCCTCTCTGCGGACCTTTCTTCTTTCGAGAGGAACGCAAGTCTCGAAGGTATCCCTCTGCTCGGCTCGGAGAAGGCCCTGTACGATCTCCGAAGACTGAGATTTGCGGTCGATAAAATGAACGGTCGGGAGAACAGCTCATTTTCTGATAAAGAATCCGATATTCTGACAAAAATGATGCCGAAAAGTGTGAAATGCTCATCGATGGGACGGCTGATGGACGCTCTATCCTATTCTTTGGGCATTTGTTCAGTAAGGACCTACGACGGCGAACCGGCGATGAAGCTTGAGCCTCTCCTCGCTTCCGGAAGACTTATTCCGGGTTTCGAAACGGAAATAGTGAATGGAAAGGTCCTGACCGCCCATCTTTTCTCGAAAATAGACGGGTCCCGCAAACCGGCCGACACGGCATACTCGATCGTTTTCAATGTGATGAAATGCCTCACAGAGGCAGCGATAGAAACAGCGGATTCAAAGGGGATCGAGAGTGTCGGAATAACCGGCGGGGTGTCGTATAATTCCTCTGTCTGCAGGATGTTCTCCGAAATAGCGAAAGGTTCCGGACATGGGTTAATATTCCACAACACGATTCCCAACGGCGACGGGGGAGTGTCTGTCGGGCAGGCCGCGATCGCTTTAAAGATGATACAATGA
- the mtnP gene encoding S-methyl-5'-thioadenosine phosphorylase, with the protein MPKIAIIGGTGVYNPDSFKTIKTVFPDTPYGKPSGEIMIGKISGVEVAFIFRHGQSHHYPPSTVPYRANMWALKKLGCEYVISACAVGSLQMGLAPGDLVIPDQFIDFTKYREYSYFDKEIVHISMPDPFCGYLNKIFNDTAREMKIRHHLGGTYICIEGPRFSTRAESRMFKQYGDIIGMTLVPECQLARELGMCYCSLAMVTDYDVWHEEDVSTDMVRKTMKESISRVLKLLELGIPKIKTSDCKCIEAAEISGALSAKLP; encoded by the coding sequence ATGCCAAAGATAGCCATCATCGGAGGTACCGGCGTATACAATCCGGATTCCTTCAAAACGATCAAGACAGTTTTCCCCGATACGCCATACGGCAAACCTTCCGGCGAGATAATGATCGGTAAGATCTCGGGCGTTGAGGTTGCGTTCATTTTCAGACACGGACAATCCCACCATTACCCCCCGTCGACCGTTCCTTACAGAGCAAATATGTGGGCCCTCAAAAAACTCGGCTGCGAATACGTCATTTCGGCATGCGCGGTCGGATCCCTCCAGATGGGGCTTGCTCCCGGAGATCTTGTCATTCCGGATCAATTCATAGATTTCACAAAATACAGGGAATATTCGTACTTTGATAAAGAGATAGTCCACATCTCGATGCCCGATCCGTTCTGCGGCTATCTGAACAAGATATTCAACGACACCGCAAGGGAAATGAAGATCAGACACCACCTCGGCGGAACATACATCTGTATCGAAGGGCCGAGGTTCTCGACGAGAGCGGAAAGCAGGATGTTCAAACAATACGGTGATATAATCGGAATGACCCTTGTTCCGGAGTGCCAGCTCGCCCGTGAACTGGGTATGTGCTACTGCAGCCTTGCGATGGTGACGGACTATGACGTATGGCACGAAGAGGATGTCAGCACGGATATGGTCAGAAAAACAATGAAAGAATCCATTTCTAGGGTCTTGAAGCTGCTTGAGCTGGGTATCCCAAAGATCAAAACGTCAGATTGCAAATGTATTGAAGCGGCCGAGATAAGCGGCGCCCTCTCTGCAAAACTCCCATGA
- a CDS encoding histidinol phosphate phosphatase domain-containing protein, translating to MRIDLHTHTIFSDGDLTPSELTRRAMDLRHTAIALTDHVDVTNIDFVVPALVKAAELSRDYITVVPGVELTYVPPSKIDMMAKKAKALGAQIVVVHGETVVEPVPPGTNLRSVMSKNVDVLAHPGLITLEEAEIAVKNGVALEITGRSGHNITNGHVANIARKAGAKMVVNSDAHTVGNLMDEARATVVAKGAGLTDEEIKLALNDTPYDLIKHLIKN from the coding sequence ATGAGGATCGACCTTCATACCCACACTATATTCAGCGACGGGGATCTTACTCCGTCCGAACTGACGCGCCGCGCGATGGATCTTAGACACACAGCCATCGCGCTGACCGATCACGTTGACGTTACGAACATCGATTTCGTAGTTCCGGCCCTTGTAAAGGCAGCGGAACTGAGCAGAGATTACATTACAGTTGTGCCCGGAGTGGAGCTTACTTATGTTCCCCCGTCAAAGATAGATATGATGGCAAAGAAAGCTAAAGCACTCGGCGCGCAGATCGTAGTTGTGCACGGAGAGACCGTCGTCGAGCCGGTGCCTCCCGGTACGAACCTCAGATCGGTGATGAGCAAGAACGTGGACGTGCTGGCACATCCGGGGCTCATAACTTTGGAAGAGGCTGAGATCGCCGTAAAGAACGGTGTCGCTCTTGAGATCACAGGCCGTTCGGGCCACAACATCACGAACGGACACGTTGCCAACATCGCAAGGAAAGCAGGTGCCAAGATGGTCGTCAATTCCGACGCACACACGGTCGGCAATCTGATGGATGAGGCAAGGGCAACTGTCGTCGCAAAGGGCGCGGGGCTTACCGACGAAGAGATCAAACTGGCACTTAACGATACGCCGTACGATCTGATCAAACATCTGATCAAAAATTAA
- the hisIE gene encoding bifunctional phosphoribosyl-AMP cyclohydrolase/phosphoribosyl-ATP diphosphatase HisIE, translating into MTSLKYDKDGLIPAVVQDHVTNEVLMVAWVNEEAFELMKSTGYTHFWSRSRKKLWKKGEESGHVQEIISIQLDCDSDTILVRVKQTGPACHTGNPSCFEEVIYGSVEETMDVLPELWRILKDRLENPKPGSYTCLLYSDENKMCKKVIEEAGEFVLALKDEKEEEMAWELADLIYHTMVAVTKTGLPMEKVYEKLRERMK; encoded by the coding sequence ATGACCTCTCTGAAATACGATAAGGACGGGCTGATCCCCGCTGTCGTCCAGGATCATGTGACGAACGAGGTCCTGATGGTCGCTTGGGTCAATGAAGAAGCCTTCGAACTGATGAAGAGCACAGGCTACACCCACTTCTGGTCAAGGAGCAGAAAAAAGCTTTGGAAAAAGGGAGAAGAATCCGGCCATGTGCAGGAGATAATCTCGATACAGCTGGACTGCGATTCGGATACCATTCTCGTAAGGGTAAAACAGACGGGTCCGGCCTGCCACACGGGAAATCCGTCATGCTTCGAGGAAGTGATCTACGGTTCCGTTGAGGAAACAATGGATGTCCTCCCGGAACTGTGGAGGATACTGAAAGACAGGCTCGAGAATCCGAAACCCGGGAGCTACACCTGCCTTCTGTACTCGGATGAGAACAAGATGTGCAAGAAGGTCATCGAAGAAGCGGGTGAGTTCGTCCTTGCCCTTAAAGACGAGAAAGAAGAAGAAATGGCCTGGGAGCTTGCCGACCTGATCTATCACACAATGGTCGCGGTCACAAAAACCGGGCTTCCGATGGAAAAAGTATATGAAAAACTCAGGGAGAGAATGAAATGA
- the hisF gene encoding imidazole glycerol phosphate synthase subunit HisF, with the protein MLKKRIIPCLDVKNGKVVKGINFMGMKDLGSPPDMAEEYSEQGADEVTFLDIAASLEYRQTTLDLVSVTAKRVFVPLTVGGGIRTANDMHDALKAGADKVSVNSAAISNPNVISESAERFGRQCVVVAIDAKKVGRHWEVFTHGGMKPSGLDAIDWAKKAEDLGAGEILLTSIDADGVKQGYDIPLTEVIADEVSIPVIASGGCGKIEDFYEVFSQTNVSAALAASVFHYKQVTVREVKEYLKDRGVPVR; encoded by the coding sequence ATGCTCAAAAAGAGGATCATCCCCTGTCTTGACGTGAAGAACGGCAAGGTCGTCAAAGGCATCAATTTCATGGGGATGAAGGACCTGGGCTCCCCTCCCGACATGGCGGAGGAATACAGCGAGCAGGGTGCTGACGAGGTCACGTTCCTGGATATAGCCGCATCTTTAGAGTACAGACAGACCACATTGGACCTTGTTTCCGTGACTGCGAAGAGAGTGTTCGTTCCTTTGACGGTCGGAGGCGGCATAAGGACCGCCAACGACATGCATGACGCCCTCAAAGCAGGCGCCGACAAAGTATCGGTCAACTCAGCGGCTATAAGCAACCCCAACGTGATCTCCGAATCCGCGGAAAGGTTCGGCAGACAGTGCGTGGTCGTAGCAATAGACGCAAAGAAAGTAGGCAGACACTGGGAGGTCTTCACCCACGGCGGTATGAAGCCTTCCGGCCTCGACGCCATAGATTGGGCAAAGAAAGCGGAAGACCTCGGCGCGGGAGAGATACTCTTAACCTCCATCGACGCGGACGGAGTGAAACAGGGCTACGACATACCTCTGACCGAAGTAATAGCGGACGAGGTTAGCATTCCGGTCATTGCATCCGGCGGCTGCGGTAAAATAGAGGATTTCTATGAGGTGTTCAGCCAAACGAACGTGTCCGCCGCATTGGCGGCGTCCGTATTCCACTACAAACAGGTCACTGTCCGAGAGGTCAAGGAATACCTGAAGGACAGAGGAGTCCCGGTCAGATGA
- a CDS encoding imidazoleglycerol-phosphate dehydratase — protein MTGRAAELERSTRETNVSIKLNIDGAGKFDVKCDVSFLKHMIETFARYGSFDITMKATGDDDHHLIEDVAITLGNVFRKALDDRSIERISTVTIPMDDALVTVSVDIIDRSFADIDCPDQLYHHFLRSFAMSAGITLHVVKIRGFDEHHIIEASFKALGTALRYAVYPRKTELSTKDRPKVK, from the coding sequence ATGACAGGAAGGGCAGCTGAATTGGAACGCAGCACAAGGGAAACGAATGTGTCGATAAAATTGAACATCGACGGTGCCGGAAAATTCGATGTTAAATGCGACGTATCATTCTTGAAGCACATGATAGAGACATTTGCGAGATACGGTTCTTTCGACATCACTATGAAAGCAACCGGCGACGACGACCACCATTTGATAGAAGACGTTGCGATAACGCTGGGAAATGTGTTCAGAAAAGCTCTTGACGACAGATCGATCGAGAGAATATCAACCGTCACCATACCAATGGACGATGCGCTGGTGACTGTATCCGTGGACATCATCGACAGGTCGTTCGCAGACATCGATTGTCCGGACCAACTCTACCACCACTTCCTGAGGAGCTTCGCAATGTCAGCTGGCATAACGCTGCATGTTGTGAAGATCAGAGGGTTCGATGAGCACCACATCATCGAAGCATCATTCAAGGCGCTCGGGACCGCCCTGAGATACGCCGTCTATCCGAGAAAAACAGAACTCAGCACAAAAGACAGACCCAAGGTGAAATGA
- a CDS encoding 1-(5-phosphoribosyl)-5-[(5-phosphoribosylamino)methylideneamino]imidazole-4-carboxamide isomerase, with protein sequence MIVIPAVDVLDHKVVQLVGGELGSQKITLPDIISTAMSWVERGAPYLHLVDLDGAFGKGNNIKIFKKVIKECGVPVEIGGGIRSESLVDELVSAGADRIIVGTKAIKEPEWLSKISDSHPGKIMAGMDTKNGALVVNGWQGASELTVENMFDIIKDLPLAGVLNTNVSVEGQMKGIDEEQSKRFISKCPHMVISSGGVTAESDCRMLSRFGAGGAVVGLALYTEKIRPWEWDRPWYAD encoded by the coding sequence ATGATCGTGATCCCCGCCGTCGACGTACTTGACCACAAAGTGGTCCAGCTGGTAGGAGGAGAACTCGGAAGCCAGAAGATAACCCTCCCCGATATCATAAGCACGGCTATGTCTTGGGTGGAAAGGGGCGCACCCTATCTTCACCTCGTGGACCTGGACGGCGCGTTCGGAAAGGGGAACAACATCAAAATTTTCAAAAAAGTGATCAAAGAGTGCGGCGTCCCCGTCGAGATAGGCGGAGGGATAAGATCCGAATCGTTGGTGGATGAACTCGTCTCTGCCGGTGCGGACCGTATCATTGTAGGCACAAAGGCGATAAAGGAGCCGGAATGGCTCTCGAAGATCTCCGATTCCCACCCCGGGAAGATCATGGCCGGGATGGATACAAAGAACGGCGCACTCGTGGTGAACGGATGGCAGGGTGCTTCCGAGTTGACTGTAGAGAATATGTTCGATATAATCAAGGATCTTCCGCTGGCCGGCGTACTGAACACGAATGTCAGCGTCGAAGGGCAAATGAAAGGCATTGATGAGGAACAATCAAAGAGATTCATTTCTAAATGCCCGCACATGGTCATATCTTCCGGCGGAGTGACCGCCGAGTCGGACTGCAGGATGCTGAGCCGGTTCGGAGCAGGAGGTGCCGTCGTCGGACTCGCATTGTACACCGAAAAGATCAGACCGTGGGAATGGGACCGCCCATGGTACGCCGACTGA